From Nicotiana tabacum cultivar K326 chromosome 22, ASM71507v2, whole genome shotgun sequence, one genomic window encodes:
- the LOC107768626 gene encoding putative inactive receptor kinase At1g48480 has product MVFSFFLNLHSLFLVLQLHNFSSLSYKMLPNYSTLVLQPKLKMLLLILLIHALIFSSTSSDLTTDRAALLAFRSAVGGRTFLWNISNTTSPCNWAGVQCENNRVTVLRLPASALSGKLPVNIISNLTSLRTLSLRLNNLSGPLPYDLSKNVELRNLYLQGNFFTSPVSFLFGLRSLVRLNLAHNNFSGEIPSGFNNLTRLRTLLLERNHFSGSLPDLKFTNLEQFNVSFNKLNGSVPRSLESMPVDAFLGNSLCGKPLGICPGGGAQPAIATAGIEIGNSTKKNKLSSGAVAGVVIGSVVGFLVLLLILFVLCRTTSDKKRSFETSVIKQTETEVSVEKQIVESENGGGNNGYSVAAALSTSENGAKKLVFFGDYYKAFDLEDLLKASAEVLGKGTFGTAYKAVLEIGTIVAVKRLKDVAISEKEFRDKIETVGAMNHENLVPLRAYYYSGEEKLLVYDYMPMGSLSAFLHGSKGTGRTPLNWEIRSSIALGIAHGIDYLHSQGPNVSHANIKSCNVLLTKSYEARVSDFGLANLVGPPSSPTRVAGYRAPEVTDSRKVSQKADVYSFGVLLLELLTGKAPTMNEEGVDLPRWVESVVREEWPSEVFDIELLRYHTAEEEMVQLLQLAIDCTAQYPDNRPSMSEVSKGIEELRRSTLHEHSDLVNATD; this is encoded by the exons atggttttttctttctttcttaatttACACTCTCTTTTTCTTGTACTACAACTACATAATTTTTCATCACTCTCCTACAAAATGCTGCCTAATTATTCTACCTTAGTTCTACAGCCAAAGCTGAAAATGCTACTACTAATCCTCCTCATTCATGCTCTCATCTTCTCCTCAACATCCTCGGACCTGACCACCGACCGCGCCGCCCTTTTAGCCTTTCGTTCGGCCGTAGGTGGCCGTACATTCCTCTGGAACATTTCCAACACCACCTCCCCATGCAACTGGGCTGGTGTACAATGCGAAAACAACCGTGTTACCGTTCTCCGGCTACCGGCCTCCGCTCTCTCCGGTAAACTTCCGGTGAACATCATCTCCAACCTCACGAGCCTCCGTACACTCAGCCTTCGTCTCAACAACCTTTCGGGTCCTCTCCCTTATGACCTTTCCAAAAATGTTGAGCTTCGTAACCTTTATCTTCAGGGTAACTTTTTTACCAGCCCAGTTTCTTTTCTCTTTGGGCTTCGCTCTTTAGTTCGGTTAAATCTTGCTCATAACAACTTTTCTGGTGAAATACCATCCGGGTTTAACAATTTGACCCGATTGAGAACACTTCTTCTTGAAAGGAATCATTTTTCTGGGTCTCTACCTGATCTAAAGTTTACCAATCTAGAACAGTTTAATGTgtcttttaataaattaaatgGGTCTGTTCCGAGAAGTTTGGAGTCAATGCCTGTGGATGCTTTTCTTGGGAATTCACTATGTGGAAAGCCACTTGGTATTTGTCCaggaggtggggcccagcctgCTATAGCTACTGCTGGAATTGAAATTGGGAATTCAACTAAGAAAAATAAGTTGTCCAGTGGAGCTGTTGCTGGGGTTGTAATTGGTTCTGTTGTGGGGTTTCTTGTTTTGTTGTTAATTTTGTTTGTATTATGTAGGACTACAAGTGATAAAAAAAGGTCTTTTGAGACTTCAGTAATTAAGCAAACAGAAACAGAAGTTTCAGTGGAGAAGCAAATTGTGGAATCAGAGAATGGAGGTGGAAATAATGGGTATTCTGTGGCAGCAGCATTGAGTACTAGTGAAAATGGGGCTAAAAAACTTGTGTTTTTTGGAGATTATTATAAAGCATTTGATTTGGAGGATTTGTTGAAAGCATCTGCTGAGGTTCTTGGGAAAGGAACATTTGGAACAGCTTATAAGGCAGTTTTGGAGATAGGTACAATTGTTGCTGTTAAGAGATTGAAAGATGTGGCTATATCTGAAAAGGAGTTCAGGGATAAAATTGAAACAGTTGGAGCAATGAATCATGAGAATTTGGTGCCTCTTAGGGCATATTATTACAGTGGAGAGGAGAAACTTCTTGTGTATGATTATATGCCAATGGGGAGCTTGTCTGCATTTCTTCATG GAAGCAAGGGGACAGGCAGAACGCCGTTGAATTGGGAAATCAGGTCGAGTATAGCCCTGGGAATTGCTCATGGCATAGATTACCTACACTCCCAAGGTCCTAATGTATCCCACGCGAATATTAAATCATGTAATGTTCTTCTCACCAAATCATACGAAGCACGAGTCTCAGATTTTGGCCTAGCTAACTTAGTTGGACCGCCATCGTCCCCTACTCGAGTAGCAGGATATCGTGCTCCAGAAGTAACTGATTCTCGTAAGGTTTCCCAAAAAGCAGATGTCTATAGCTTTGGAGTATTACTATTAGAGCTTCTTACTGGAAAGGCACCTACTATGAATGAAGAAGGTGTTGATTTACCAAGGTGGGTTGAATCTGTAGTTCGCGAGGAATGGCCTTCTGAAGTATTCGATATAGAACTCCTCAGATACCATACTGCTGAAGAAGAGATGGTTCAACTATTGCAGCTAGCAATAGATTGTACTGCTCAATATCCTGATAATCGGCCTTCAATGTCCGAGGTTTCTAAGGGGATTGAAGAACTTCGACGTTCAACCTTGCATGAACACTCTGATCTTGTCAATGCAACAGATTAA
- the LOC142175690 gene encoding uncharacterized protein LOC142175690, which yields MIFYILYSLFLVLIAFLMCYVVVLLMAPKEDRKDPAWAYSERVCDTNKMAIRCLFCDKISNGGIYRQKAHLIGGDPNVASCLKVPSHVKEDLKAFLHKKRELKTQLIHEQELYNLDDDDETEEGDDASSLPPKSQKRGRMQPMSSSCGSTGKTKGPMDCYFSKKSGDKEGKSGNPQIDAKTILRDRAITMFARWMYDASLPFNCVNYTDTFSAFIEAVGQYGPGMKPPTYHEVRGPYLKKEVAEVNKIVEEHKVEWNKFGCSIMMDKWTARNGKMIINILVNSPKGSLFLESVDASDSLTDSTKMYSLFKSTIDSIGAENVVQVVTDNASENVKAGDLMSAGYPHIYWTPCAAHSINLIFGDIFKERPFSSIFNQAIRVHSYIVQRPLLLNMIKRFTKQRSLVKPAKTRFATAFLTLHRMYEQKSNLKKLFVSDEYTNSAYGREARGRESADIILSPSFWNNVVHALKIGGPIVKVLRLVDGEQRPPMGYLYEAMDRAKEAIQVSFSHQRKYKRVFEIIDKRWDSKLHSPLHAAGLVLNPELFYDNEERILGDEPLWNGYYECIEKLIPEESVQDKITEQFSIYRNAEQLFGKNMAIRQRKTKSPVEWWKQYGHSTPDLQKFSIKVLSLTCSSSGCERNWSVFEHERTKKKDLVY from the exons ATGATTTTTTATATCCTTTATAGTTTATTCTTAGTTCTTATTGCCTTTCTTATGTGTTATGTAGTTGTTCTTTTAATGGCGCCAAAAGAAGATAGAAAAGATCCGGCTTGGGCTTACTCTGAAAGAGTTTGCGATACCAACAAGATGGCAATTAGATGTCTTTTTTGTGACAAGATTTCAAATGGAGGAATCTATCGTCAAAAAGCGCATCTAATCGGCGGTGATCCAAATGTCGCATCTTGTCTTAAAGTTCCGTCGCATGTGAAGGAAGATTTGAAAGCATTCCTTCATAAAAAGAGAGAGTTAAAGACTCAACTGATTCATGAACAAGAACTGTATAATCTTGATGACGATGATGAAACAGAAGAAGGTGACGATGCTTCGTCGCTTCCACCAAAATCACAAAAGCGGGGAAGGATGCAACCAATGTCTTCTAGTTGTGGATCTACTGGCAAGACCAAAGGTCCTATGGATTGTTACTTCTCGAAAAAATCTGGAGATAAGGAAGGAAAAAGTGGTAATCCTCAAATTGATGCCAAAACGATTTTGAGGGATCGTGCAATTACAATGTTTGCGCGGTGGATGTATGATGCAAGTCTTCCttttaattgtgttaattataCTGACACTTTTTCTGCTTTTATTGAGGCCGTAGGCCAATATGGTCCAGGAATGAagcctccaacatatcatgaaGTTAGAGGGCCATATCTAAAAAAAGAAGTAGCAGAGGTGAACAAAATCGTGGAAGAGCACAAAGTAgaatggaacaagtttggttgttcCATTATGATGGATAAGTGGACGGCGagaaatggaaaaatgatcatcaATATCTTGGTGAATTCTCCTAAGGGAAGCCTGTTTCTTGAGTCCGTTGATGCAAGCGACTCTTTGACTGATTCAACCAAAATGTACTCCTTGTTCAAGAGTACAATAGACTCTATTGGAGCAGAAAATGTTGTTCAAGTTGTCACGGACAACGCCAGTGAAAATGTTAAAGCTGGCGATTTGATGTCTGCTGGGTACCCGCATATTTATTGGACCCCGTGTGCAGCACATTCTATTAATTTGATCTTCGGTgacattttcaaggaaagaccCTTTAGTTCAATCTTTAATCAGGCAATTAGAGTGCATTCCTATATTGTTCAAAGgcctttgttattgaatatgatAAAGAGATTCACTAAACAAAGAAGCTTGGTGAAACCCGCAAAGACAAGATTTGCTACTGCTTTCTTGACTTTGCATAGGATGTATGAGCAAAAAAGCAATTTGAAGAAGTTGTTTGTTTCAGATGAGTACACTAACAGTGCCTATGGAAGGGAAGCTCGAGGGAGAGAATCTGCAGATATTATACTTTCTCCTTCATTCTGGAACAATgtggttcatgcattgaagattggtGGTCCTATAGTTAAAGTGCTTCGTTTGGTGGATGGGGAGCAAAGGCCACCAATGGGCTACCTGTACGAAGCAATGGATAGGGCAAAGGAGGCTATTCAAGTCTCGTTTAGTCatcaaagaaaatacaaaagagtCTTTGAGATCATAGATAAAAGGTGGGATAGTAAGCTTCATAGCCCTTTGCATGCAGCTGGACTTGTTTTGAACCCGGAACTGTTTTATGACAATGAAGAAAGGATTCTAGGAGATGAACCTTTGTGGAATGGATACTATGAATGTATTGAGAAGTTGATACCTGAAGAATCCGTGCAAGATAAAATAACAGAGCAATTTAGTATTTATAGGAACGCTGAGcaactttttggaaaaaacatGGCGATTAGACAAAGAAAGACGAAGTCACCAG TTGAATGGTGGAAGCAATATGGCCATTCCACTCCGGATTTACAAAAGTTTTCCATCAAGGTTCTAAGTCTAACATGTAGCTCATCCGGGTGTGAAAGGAATTGGAGCGTGTTTGAACATGAAAGAACTAAGAAGAAAGATTTAGTATATtga